A single Pedobacter sp. PACM 27299 DNA region contains:
- a CDS encoding SusE domain-containing protein, producing the protein MKTLLKQFFYLLLFTVVLSACKKEKSSNVLTLPATGLKGFTASSTNLSLSEANADKNVLTFSFNAPDYGVKVIPSYTLQFDLPADTSGENAWGKSIEVKIAADSLRKTFKGADFNALLAVQLLLPVDVSSTIAVRLKSDVKQNSGLASTVKPVYASLTMVVKPYRSFIEYPALLVKGGNSWKTPAERTNGYLLTSAKFNEKYEGYLDLPNADGWGGDAFNLISTKDGKSYGWGTSATTLSVGGGGLWLTPAPNQMKVNVDLDAMTINYTPVRFFISGDDNGWSTSATPMVYNASTKVWTASNVTLTEGKGFSFTCNGSYDISYKLNKAENGVLTFSGAPTWGGVNIPVVKTGVYTVTLDLSAGDGNYTYSVK; encoded by the coding sequence ATGAAGACGTTATTGAAACAGTTTTTTTATCTGCTGCTGTTCACAGTCGTGCTATCCGCTTGTAAAAAGGAGAAAAGCAGCAATGTGCTCACCTTACCTGCGACAGGTTTAAAAGGCTTCACCGCTTCCAGCACGAACCTCAGCCTATCTGAAGCCAATGCAGACAAAAATGTGCTGACTTTTAGCTTTAACGCTCCGGATTACGGCGTAAAAGTGATCCCATCTTATACCTTGCAATTTGATCTCCCCGCAGATACTTCTGGCGAAAACGCCTGGGGAAAGTCAATTGAAGTTAAAATCGCTGCGGATAGCCTCAGGAAAACTTTTAAAGGGGCAGATTTTAATGCCTTACTTGCGGTGCAATTGTTATTGCCAGTTGATGTGAGCAGTACGATTGCAGTGCGTTTAAAATCAGATGTGAAGCAGAATAGCGGCCTTGCCTCAACTGTAAAGCCTGTTTATGCCAGCTTAACCATGGTGGTGAAACCTTATCGTTCTTTTATAGAATATCCTGCTTTACTGGTTAAAGGAGGTAATTCCTGGAAAACACCAGCAGAAAGAACGAACGGATATCTGCTGACTTCCGCGAAATTTAATGAGAAGTATGAAGGTTATCTTGACCTTCCAAATGCTGATGGATGGGGCGGTGATGCCTTTAATTTAATATCGACCAAAGATGGGAAGTCTTACGGCTGGGGAACCAGTGCAACCACGCTGAGTGTTGGTGGCGGCGGACTATGGCTAACCCCTGCGCCAAACCAGATGAAAGTAAATGTAGACCTGGATGCGATGACCATCAATTACACACCGGTTCGGTTCTTTATCTCTGGTGACGACAATGGCTGGAGCACTTCCGCTACACCAATGGTTTACAATGCAAGCACCAAAGTATGGACAGCCAGCAATGTGACGCTGACCGAAGGAAAAGGCTTTTCATTTACCTGTAACGGCAGCTACGACATTAGTTACAAGCTGAATAAAGCCGAGAATGGCGTATTGACCTTCTCTGGTGCGCCAACATGGGGCGGAGTAAATATTCCGGTGGTCAAGACCGGCGTGTACACCGTAACCCTGGATTTAAGTGCAGGTGATGGAAATTATACTTATTCAGTTAAATAG
- a CDS encoding response regulator transcription factor, translating into MNLNSSSTSQHRPEIYVLEDNHDIGFILEYVLTEEGFKVKLLSSAAEFTEAFNLALPDIFLLDVMLPDGNGIALCDQIKKDLRSKQLPVLIMSANADITASQTCHADEFIPKPFDLSDLINKIKHHLPAA; encoded by the coding sequence ATGAACTTAAACAGCAGCAGCACATCGCAACACAGGCCCGAGATTTACGTCCTAGAGGACAACCATGACATCGGTTTTATTCTAGAATATGTGCTTACAGAAGAAGGATTTAAAGTGAAACTGCTCAGTTCCGCAGCAGAATTTACGGAGGCTTTTAACCTTGCATTGCCTGATATCTTTTTATTGGACGTGATGCTGCCGGATGGAAATGGAATAGCGCTTTGTGACCAGATCAAAAAAGACCTGCGCTCCAAACAACTTCCGGTATTGATCATGTCTGCGAATGCCGACATCACCGCCAGTCAGACTTGCCATGCCGACGAATTCATCCCTAAGCCCTTTGATTTATCGGATTTAATAAATAAAATCAAACACCATTTGCCAGCAGCATAA
- a CDS encoding membrane or secreted protein — protein MRWEKDGAEASFFGVNYTAPFAYGYRSIQRTGVSVEQAIKDDVYHFSRLGLDGFRVHVWDVEISDSLGNLINNEHLRLFDFLIAELKKRKIKTLITPIAFWGNGYPEKDENTGSFSSKYGKQRALLEEAACLAQERYLKQFFQHKNPYTGLTYQNDPDVIATEVNNEPQHSGAKELTTQYVNRMVKAIRSTGWSKPIFYNISESPKYADAIVKAKDVQGYTFQWYPTGLVSGHTLKGNYLPHVSRYHIPFDTIPAFKNAAKIVYEFDAGDVLDSYMYPAMAKSFRVAGFQWATQFAYDPMATAHGNTEYQTHYLNMAYTPSKAISLLIASKAFHDLPRSKPQAIDSVFGPFRLSYAASRSEMNTDREFYYSNTTSSKPVNINDLQHIAGVGSSPVIQYSGTGAYFADRIADGVWRLEVMPDAAYLSDPFEKTAPDKMVTGISWSKHDMRLQVPDLGAGFAIKALNKGNQATGKSVAGAFKISPGVYLLTRENLSSTLNANSNWQNIQLGEFVAPKATESPVVELFNADKDRDRIMLYNPDWKHRPIQNAAAGDRFVKFMMPEQKESTMTANKDINISLDKGLTKSANKKRKWPVNKDTIVPANKETNTPVKKEIPMLGFQVYFGDRMKSAGSTKLAGLDTLVIKARSTQPGANKIQIGLIDVNGQFFAAKIELGPDSKAIKIPLNSLKQAAQLLLPRPYPGFGPLYAQPSPSAIFNLQQTEKVEITFEQGLEISAIYFK, from the coding sequence ATGCGGTGGGAGAAAGATGGTGCTGAAGCCAGTTTTTTCGGTGTCAATTATACGGCACCCTTTGCTTACGGTTACCGTTCCATTCAGAGAACCGGTGTTTCTGTGGAACAGGCCATCAAAGATGATGTGTACCATTTCTCGCGTTTGGGATTGGATGGGTTCCGCGTCCATGTCTGGGATGTAGAAATTTCCGACAGCCTGGGGAATCTGATCAATAACGAGCACCTCAGACTGTTTGATTTTCTGATCGCAGAGCTGAAAAAAAGAAAGATTAAAACACTGATCACGCCAATCGCTTTCTGGGGAAATGGCTATCCTGAAAAGGATGAGAACACCGGCAGTTTCTCCAGTAAATATGGAAAGCAACGCGCATTGCTGGAGGAAGCTGCATGCTTAGCTCAGGAACGCTACCTGAAACAGTTTTTTCAGCATAAAAACCCATATACCGGACTTACTTATCAGAATGATCCGGACGTGATTGCAACTGAGGTCAACAATGAACCACAGCATAGCGGTGCCAAGGAATTGACCACGCAATATGTGAACCGAATGGTAAAAGCAATCCGCTCAACCGGATGGTCTAAACCTATATTTTATAACATCAGCGAATCTCCGAAATACGCAGATGCGATCGTAAAAGCAAAGGATGTGCAAGGCTATACTTTTCAGTGGTATCCTACAGGATTGGTTTCCGGACATACTTTGAAAGGAAATTACCTGCCCCATGTTTCCAGGTACCATATTCCTTTTGATACGATTCCAGCCTTCAAAAACGCTGCTAAAATCGTTTATGAGTTTGATGCCGGAGATGTGTTGGATTCTTATATGTATCCAGCGATGGCCAAAAGTTTCAGGGTGGCAGGCTTTCAATGGGCCACGCAATTTGCTTACGATCCGATGGCTACAGCACATGGAAATACGGAATACCAGACGCATTACCTGAATATGGCTTACACGCCTTCGAAAGCAATCAGTTTGTTGATCGCGTCCAAAGCTTTCCATGATTTGCCAAGGTCTAAACCACAAGCTATTGATAGCGTGTTTGGGCCATTCCGTTTAAGTTATGCCGCTTCAAGAAGTGAAATGAATACAGATCGGGAGTTTTATTATTCCAATACCACCAGTTCTAAACCTGTTAATATAAATGATCTGCAGCACATCGCTGGAGTGGGCAGTTCTCCTGTGATCCAGTATAGCGGAACAGGAGCCTATTTTGCAGACCGCATTGCGGATGGCGTATGGAGATTAGAAGTGATGCCGGATGCGGCTTATTTAAGCGACCCTTTTGAAAAGACTGCTCCTGATAAAATGGTGACCGGCATCAGCTGGTCAAAACACGATATGAGGTTACAAGTACCGGATCTTGGAGCTGGTTTTGCGATCAAAGCTTTAAACAAAGGCAATCAAGCCACCGGAAAATCAGTAGCAGGAGCATTTAAAATCAGTCCTGGAGTATATCTGTTAACCCGCGAAAACCTAAGCAGTACTTTGAATGCCAATAGCAACTGGCAAAACATACAATTGGGTGAATTTGTAGCGCCTAAAGCTACGGAGAGCCCTGTTGTAGAGTTGTTCAATGCTGATAAAGACCGTGATCGGATCATGCTTTATAATCCAGATTGGAAACATCGTCCGATCCAGAACGCTGCGGCAGGAGATCGTTTTGTGAAATTTATGATGCCTGAGCAGAAAGAAAGCACTATGACTGCTAATAAAGATATCAACATATCTTTAGATAAAGGACTTACCAAGTCTGCGAATAAAAAGAGGAAATGGCCTGTAAATAAAGATACCATTGTCCCTGCAAATAAAGAGACCAATACCCCAGTGAAAAAAGAAATTCCAATGCTGGGATTCCAAGTCTATTTCGGCGACCGCATGAAGTCTGCAGGTTCAACAAAGCTAGCAGGACTCGATACCTTGGTGATTAAAGCAAGATCGACTCAGCCAGGTGCTAACAAAATCCAGATTGGTCTGATTGATGTAAACGGTCAGTTTTTCGCTGCTAAAATAGAACTTGGTCCTGATTCTAAAGCGATAAAAATACCCTTGAACAGTTTGAAACAGGCTGCACAATTGCTATTGCCAAGACCTTATCCAGGCTTTGGACCACTCTATGCTCAACCTTCGCCTTCGGCAATTTTCAATCTTCAGCAGACCGAGAAAGTGGAAATCACCTTTGAACAAGGGCTGGAAATTTCTGCTATTTATTTTAAGTAA
- the galB gene encoding beta-galactosidase GalB: MIIPKNITWFKLLAASFFLTLSAYGQNRVEIELTDNWKFYRGKNNQAFAKDYNDKGWKTVTVPHDWAISGPFDKDIDKQTTAITQNGETKATEKTGRTGALPYTGEGWYRNSFKVPEISKGQRTLLVFDGAMSEPRVFLNGKLVGQWNYGYNSFYLDVTDQALPGQINQLAVHLSNRPKSSRWYPGAGLYRNVHLIVKDKKSIEQWGVSITTPVITEKFAKVNIKTKLNGTQLRIQTQIIDKAGKVVASESTDQQFGNEFDQNIEVANPKLWSPESPYLYTAISKIYQGEVLKDEVKTRFGIREIRYEANKGFSLNGEVRKFKGVCLHHDLGPLGAAINTAALRRQLTILKDLGCDAIRSSHNMPSPEQLELCDEMGFMFLAESFDEWAKPKVENGYHLYFDTDAEKDVVNLVRANRNHPSIVMWSSGNEVPDQWGAEGVKRAKWLQDIFHREDPTRPVTVGMDQVKATMESGFGALLDVPGLNYRVHLYEDAYKAFPQGFILGSETASTVSSRGIYKFPVVMAKDKQYPDLQSSSYDMECCSWSNLPDDDFVLQDDKPWVIGEFVWTGFDYLGEPTPYDEHWPSRSSYFGISDLAGLPKDRFYLYRSRWNKEKPTLHLLPHWNWEGREGEITPVFVYTSYDSAELFLNGKSLGIRKKNKATPQDRYRLMWNEVKYAPGTLKVVAFDDSGKAVAEEKVVTAGKPDRIVLEADRTEITADGKDISYVTVSVVDKDGNRCPTATLPLKFSVTGEGLFKAACNGDATSLESFELPTMKLFSGKLVVLVQSTKKAGTMELSVSGSSVKGGKLKLQSNATPLSTLNFPLETGK, encoded by the coding sequence ATGATCATCCCCAAAAATATTACCTGGTTTAAGCTGCTGGCCGCATCTTTTTTTCTAACCTTATCTGCTTACGGCCAGAACAGAGTAGAAATTGAATTAACGGACAACTGGAAGTTTTACCGAGGCAAAAATAACCAGGCCTTTGCAAAAGATTACAACGATAAAGGTTGGAAAACGGTAACAGTGCCGCACGATTGGGCAATTTCAGGGCCTTTCGATAAAGATATCGACAAACAAACCACGGCCATTACCCAGAATGGAGAAACAAAGGCTACAGAAAAAACAGGGAGGACAGGCGCCTTGCCTTACACCGGAGAAGGCTGGTACCGCAACAGCTTTAAGGTTCCGGAAATATCTAAAGGGCAGCGCACCTTGCTGGTATTCGATGGCGCGATGAGCGAACCAAGAGTATTCTTGAACGGAAAGTTAGTCGGACAATGGAATTATGGTTACAATAGTTTTTATCTCGATGTGACGGATCAGGCTTTGCCGGGTCAAATCAATCAGCTGGCGGTACATTTGTCGAATCGGCCGAAATCATCCCGCTGGTATCCTGGAGCAGGTTTATACCGCAATGTGCACCTGATCGTAAAAGACAAAAAAAGCATAGAACAATGGGGTGTTTCTATTACCACACCGGTGATTACAGAGAAATTTGCGAAAGTAAACATCAAAACTAAACTCAATGGAACTCAGCTGCGCATCCAAACACAAATCATAGACAAAGCGGGTAAGGTAGTCGCCTCAGAAAGTACGGATCAGCAATTCGGCAATGAGTTCGATCAGAATATTGAAGTGGCTAACCCGAAATTATGGAGCCCTGAAAGCCCATATTTATATACCGCGATTTCCAAAATATACCAGGGAGAGGTGTTAAAAGACGAGGTTAAAACCCGTTTTGGCATCCGGGAAATTCGTTATGAAGCCAATAAAGGGTTTAGCCTGAACGGTGAGGTACGTAAATTTAAGGGCGTATGCCTGCACCATGATCTTGGCCCTTTAGGTGCCGCAATTAATACGGCAGCACTCCGCAGACAGCTCACTATACTAAAAGACCTGGGCTGCGATGCCATCAGAAGTTCACACAATATGCCTTCGCCGGAACAGCTGGAGCTTTGCGACGAGATGGGCTTTATGTTCCTCGCTGAAAGTTTTGACGAATGGGCAAAGCCGAAAGTTGAAAATGGCTACCACCTTTATTTTGATACCGATGCGGAGAAAGATGTCGTAAATTTAGTGAGGGCCAACCGCAACCATCCAAGTATTGTGATGTGGAGTTCTGGTAATGAAGTTCCTGACCAATGGGGTGCAGAGGGGGTAAAACGGGCTAAATGGCTGCAAGATATTTTTCACCGGGAAGACCCAACAAGGCCGGTTACCGTAGGTATGGATCAGGTAAAGGCGACTATGGAATCCGGATTTGGCGCACTGCTGGATGTTCCGGGTTTAAATTATAGGGTTCACCTGTATGAAGATGCCTATAAGGCTTTTCCACAAGGCTTTATTTTAGGTTCCGAAACAGCGTCCACGGTGAGTTCAAGGGGGATTTACAAGTTTCCAGTGGTGATGGCCAAAGACAAGCAATACCCGGACTTACAAAGTTCGTCTTATGATATGGAATGCTGTTCCTGGTCTAACCTTCCTGATGATGATTTTGTGTTGCAGGATGATAAGCCATGGGTGATTGGAGAGTTTGTGTGGACAGGTTTTGACTATTTGGGAGAACCTACGCCTTATGATGAACACTGGCCATCAAGAAGTTCTTATTTTGGAATTAGTGACCTTGCCGGATTGCCGAAAGATCGTTTTTATTTATATAGAAGTCGCTGGAATAAGGAAAAACCTACCCTGCATCTATTGCCGCACTGGAATTGGGAAGGCAGGGAAGGAGAGATCACACCAGTATTTGTGTACACGAGTTATGATAGTGCAGAACTGTTCCTGAATGGCAAAAGTCTGGGAATAAGGAAAAAAAACAAAGCTACTCCTCAAGATCGCTATAGATTGATGTGGAATGAGGTGAAATATGCGCCAGGAACGTTAAAAGTGGTAGCCTTTGATGACTCCGGAAAAGCTGTGGCGGAAGAAAAAGTGGTCACGGCTGGTAAACCGGATAGGATCGTTTTGGAGGCCGACAGAACCGAAATCACTGCGGATGGAAAGGACATTTCTTATGTGACCGTGTCTGTAGTGGATAAAGATGGCAACCGATGTCCGACGGCAACGCTGCCACTTAAATTTAGTGTGACTGGCGAAGGTTTATTTAAAGCGGCATGTAATGGCGATGCCACTTCCCTGGAAAGTTTTGAATTGCCAACGATGAAGCTTTTTAGTGGGAAACTTGTGGTCCTGGTTCAGTCTACCAAAAAGGCGGGAACGATGGAATTAAGCGTAAGCGGCAGCTCAGTTAAAGGAGGAAAGCTCAAATTGCAGTCTAACGCTACTCCGCTCTCAACCCTTAATTTTCCTTTAGAAACTGGAAAATAA
- a CDS encoding RagB/SusD family nutrient uptake outer membrane protein, with product MNWNIKKFDPQHITGKAAAVVLLTLLSACNKLDLTPTNDLTAEKVYSTPLGYKQALAKVYGAFALTGNATTGQQDIPAEIIKDEGNSDFLRLYWNLQELTTDEAAWSWQNDAGIQGLHELSWSSINSIINGLYYRSYFQITLCNDFIRQSTDENVSQRGITGTEAENIRKFRAEARFIRAYQYWVLMDLYGNPAFANEDTKIAGKEFPKRIVRADLFKYIESELLAIENDLAAPKTNEYGRADRAAAWALLSRLYLNAGVYTGTTKYTEAITYSNKIISAGYALHNKYRDLTIADNHLNTDEFILTINYDGTSTQNFGGTTYLMHGPANVPADVSGSNGDWGGLRCTQQFVNLFADKTGNTDSRAQFYMVGQNLEMNELYVETDGYSTTKYRNKTRTGAPAPHQDAAKDFSDIDFPLFRLGEVYLTYAEAVLRGGTGGDTGTALSYINALRTRAYNGSNTGNISLSAMNLDFILDERGRELYYEAARRTDLIRFNKFTTAAYLWAWKGGVKAGTAVSDKYNIFPLPPTDLSANPNLIQNTGY from the coding sequence ATGAACTGGAACATAAAGAAATTCGATCCCCAACATATTACCGGTAAGGCAGCTGCGGTTGTGCTGTTGACCCTGCTTTCCGCTTGTAATAAACTAGACCTGACACCAACCAACGACCTAACCGCGGAAAAGGTATATTCCACACCATTGGGATATAAACAGGCCTTAGCTAAAGTATACGGTGCATTTGCACTGACCGGAAACGCGACTACAGGCCAGCAGGACATCCCCGCAGAAATCATCAAAGATGAAGGAAACTCCGACTTTTTGAGGCTGTACTGGAACTTGCAGGAGCTGACTACAGATGAAGCGGCCTGGTCATGGCAAAATGATGCCGGTATTCAGGGACTGCATGAGCTGAGCTGGTCTTCGATCAATTCGATCATTAACGGCCTTTATTATCGTTCGTATTTCCAAATCACCCTGTGTAATGATTTTATCAGACAGTCTACGGATGAGAATGTTTCGCAAAGAGGCATCACCGGAACAGAGGCAGAGAACATTCGCAAGTTCAGAGCAGAAGCAAGATTCATCAGAGCGTATCAATATTGGGTGTTGATGGACTTATACGGAAACCCTGCCTTCGCTAACGAAGACACGAAAATTGCCGGTAAAGAATTTCCGAAACGCATAGTAAGGGCGGACCTTTTCAAATACATAGAATCTGAACTTTTGGCGATTGAAAACGACCTTGCCGCACCAAAAACCAATGAATATGGCAGGGCAGATCGCGCTGCAGCATGGGCGTTATTGTCGCGCCTTTACCTGAATGCCGGGGTATATACAGGGACTACAAAATATACAGAAGCGATCACTTACAGCAACAAGATCATCAGCGCTGGTTATGCGCTGCATAATAAATACAGAGACCTGACCATTGCCGACAATCACTTGAACACAGATGAGTTTATCCTGACGATCAATTATGATGGTACGAGCACTCAGAATTTTGGAGGAACAACCTATCTGATGCATGGACCAGCAAATGTGCCTGCCGATGTTTCCGGATCTAACGGAGATTGGGGTGGTTTAAGATGTACACAGCAGTTTGTGAACTTGTTTGCCGATAAAACGGGAAATACCGATAGCCGGGCGCAGTTTTATATGGTCGGTCAGAATCTCGAAATGAATGAATTGTATGTAGAAACAGATGGGTATTCAACTACCAAATACCGCAATAAAACCAGGACTGGCGCGCCTGCTCCGCATCAGGATGCAGCGAAGGATTTCTCGGATATCGATTTTCCTTTATTCCGCCTGGGAGAAGTTTACCTGACTTACGCAGAAGCAGTTTTACGCGGGGGTACCGGAGGTGATACTGGAACCGCATTAAGCTATATCAATGCGTTAAGAACCCGTGCTTACAATGGTAGTAACACAGGAAACATTAGCTTAAGCGCGATGAACCTTGATTTTATACTGGACGAGCGTGGTAGAGAGCTGTATTATGAAGCAGCGAGGAGAACTGACCTGATCCGCTTCAATAAATTCACAACAGCTGCTTATTTATGGGCCTGGAAAGGTGGGGTAAAAGCTGGAACTGCGGTCTCAGATAAGTACAACATTTTCCCATTGCCGCCAACAGACCTTTCAGCGAATCCAAATCTAATTCAAAATACCGGTTATTGA
- a CDS encoding glycoside hydrolase family 53 protein — translation MKTNKWLALIFTMIVIGVACKESTVGATQIYPEPEPPGSYARGADVSWLTEMEASGKKFYNNAGVAQDLLKILGDKGVNAVRLRVWVNPAGDWSGMADVLAKAKRVKAANMRLMIDFHYSDSWADPGKQTKPEAWKAQNIEALKTSVTNHTVEVLSLLKNNKIVPEWVQVGNETNNGMLWEEGKASVNMKNFADLVLAGYNAVKSVNPSSKVIVHISNGYDNGLFRWMFDGLKSNGAKWDVIGMSLYPTVSDWQTKNTQCLANMNDMVSRYGSEVMICEIGMPAAEAAASKAFISDLIAKNKSLPNNKGLGVFYWEPQSYNSWNGYKLGAFDDSGKPTIAMDAFLP, via the coding sequence ATGAAAACAAATAAATGGTTAGCCCTGATATTTACCATGATCGTGATCGGTGTGGCCTGTAAAGAAAGCACTGTCGGTGCGACACAGATTTATCCTGAACCTGAACCACCAGGAAGTTATGCCAGAGGGGCAGATGTGAGCTGGCTGACAGAAATGGAAGCTTCAGGAAAGAAGTTTTACAACAATGCCGGTGTCGCTCAGGATTTGCTTAAAATTCTAGGCGATAAGGGTGTCAATGCGGTGAGGTTAAGGGTATGGGTGAACCCAGCAGGAGACTGGTCGGGCATGGCAGATGTACTGGCTAAAGCGAAACGCGTAAAGGCCGCCAATATGAGGTTGATGATTGATTTTCATTATAGCGACAGCTGGGCCGATCCAGGCAAACAAACCAAGCCTGAAGCCTGGAAAGCACAGAATATAGAAGCCTTAAAAACCTCTGTAACCAACCATACTGTAGAAGTACTCAGCCTGTTGAAAAACAACAAGATCGTTCCGGAATGGGTACAAGTAGGTAATGAAACCAATAACGGCATGTTATGGGAAGAAGGAAAAGCATCTGTCAACATGAAAAACTTTGCAGACCTGGTGCTTGCAGGATACAATGCCGTAAAATCCGTGAACCCGAGCTCTAAAGTAATCGTACATATTTCCAATGGCTATGATAACGGACTATTCAGGTGGATGTTCGACGGCTTAAAAAGTAATGGTGCCAAATGGGACGTAATTGGGATGTCTTTATATCCTACCGTTTCCGATTGGCAAACTAAAAACACCCAATGTCTGGCCAATATGAACGATATGGTAAGCCGCTACGGTTCTGAAGTGATGATTTGCGAGATTGGAATGCCGGCAGCAGAAGCAGCAGCTTCGAAAGCTTTTATCAGCGATCTGATTGCCAAAAACAAGTCCTTGCCTAACAACAAAGGTTTAGGTGTATTTTACTGGGAGCCCCAGTCTTACAACAGTTGGAATGGCTACAAACTTGGCGCTTTTGACGATAGCGGCAAGCCAACTATAGCGATGGATGCCTTTTTACCTTAA
- a CDS encoding ATP-binding protein — translation MHLKDSPPASYSLYLQEGGEMGSLTRSFDWSKTVLGDPYTWSSNLLVTLSIILNSKVPMFLWWGPDLIQFYNDAYRPSLGNNGKHPTALGQRGEECWPEIWPIIKPLIDQVMNGGEAVWNEDQLIPIYRNDTLEDVYWTFCYSRVMDVNGEIGGVLVTCQETTNKVKTKHKIENTIVELAESESRLNNLIMQAPVAMGVLKTRALLIDRANDKILQFWGKGESVIGVPLATALPELQGQPFLEILDHVYTTGIAYSNDEVSVMLENDGVLTKYYFDLLYQPIHSKSGKIDSILVVATDLTQQVKARKIIEENSLQFQQMADSIIQMVWVTDALGMHEYYNKRWYDFTGTTFEEAKGEGWNLMFHPDDREMAWAKWSHCLKTGEHYEIEYRLKKHTNEYVWVLGRAAPFYNSEGEIIKWFGTCTDIHDQKLLQDQKDDFISIASHELKTPITTLKASLQLMKKMVDNPSPQLMASLVDRANRSMDKVGTLIEDLLNTSKYNQGQLHLNNTRFPVSKVIDDCCALIRHEKEFTIRTTGDLNLKVYADEDRVGQVITNFITNAIKYAPESKEITIHIAKKDGKVEVSVNDQGPGIAKDKLANLFDRYYRVDSSGSQYSGLGLGLYICSEIIKRHDGEIGVTSEYGKGSSFWFTLPEA, via the coding sequence ATGCATTTAAAAGATAGTCCACCAGCGTCTTATTCTTTGTATCTACAAGAAGGTGGTGAAATGGGATCCTTAACCCGTTCGTTTGATTGGTCTAAAACTGTTTTAGGTGATCCTTACACATGGTCATCTAATTTACTGGTCACTTTGAGTATCATCCTCAACTCCAAGGTTCCAATGTTTTTATGGTGGGGACCTGATTTAATCCAATTTTATAATGATGCTTATCGGCCTAGTCTGGGGAATAATGGAAAACACCCTACAGCATTAGGCCAAAGGGGAGAAGAATGCTGGCCGGAAATATGGCCGATTATAAAGCCTTTAATAGATCAGGTGATGAATGGTGGTGAAGCCGTTTGGAATGAAGATCAGCTGATCCCTATTTATAGAAATGATACGTTAGAGGATGTGTACTGGACTTTTTGTTACAGCCGGGTGATGGATGTGAATGGGGAAATTGGTGGTGTTCTGGTAACTTGTCAAGAAACGACCAATAAGGTGAAAACAAAGCATAAAATTGAAAATACCATTGTGGAGCTCGCTGAAAGTGAGTCCAGATTAAATAACCTGATCATGCAGGCGCCTGTAGCTATGGGCGTGCTTAAAACAAGAGCACTGTTGATTGATCGGGCAAATGATAAAATCCTGCAATTTTGGGGAAAAGGTGAAAGTGTAATAGGCGTACCACTAGCGACTGCTTTACCTGAATTGCAGGGGCAACCTTTTTTAGAAATACTAGATCATGTTTATACTACTGGCATAGCCTATTCCAATGATGAGGTGTCTGTAATGTTGGAAAACGATGGCGTACTCACAAAATATTACTTTGACCTGCTTTACCAGCCGATTCATTCTAAGTCTGGCAAGATAGACAGTATTCTGGTGGTTGCTACCGATTTAACGCAGCAGGTTAAAGCCAGAAAAATCATTGAAGAGAATTCACTGCAATTCCAGCAAATGGCTGATTCCATTATACAGATGGTATGGGTAACCGATGCGCTGGGAATGCATGAATATTACAACAAAAGGTGGTATGATTTCACAGGTACCACATTTGAAGAGGCTAAAGGAGAAGGCTGGAACCTCATGTTTCATCCCGATGATCGGGAGATGGCATGGGCAAAATGGTCACATTGTTTGAAAACGGGTGAACATTATGAAATTGAATATAGGTTGAAAAAACATACCAATGAATATGTTTGGGTCTTGGGCAGAGCTGCTCCATTCTATAATTCAGAAGGTGAAATTATCAAATGGTTTGGGACCTGTACTGATATTCATGACCAGAAATTATTGCAGGATCAGAAGGATGATTTTATCAGCATTGCGAGTCATGAGTTGAAAACGCCAATTACGACCTTAAAAGCTTCCTTACAATTGATGAAAAAGATGGTAGACAATCCATCGCCTCAATTGATGGCCAGTTTGGTAGATCGCGCGAATAGAAGTATGGATAAAGTGGGTACCCTAATTGAAGACCTGCTGAATACCAGCAAGTACAACCAGGGACAGCTTCATTTAAATAACACCCGGTTTCCAGTTTCCAAAGTCATTGATGACTGCTGTGCTTTAATCAGGCATGAAAAAGAGTTTACCATAAGAACGACCGGCGACCTGAATTTGAAGGTTTATGCAGACGAGGATAGGGTGGGTCAGGTGATTACTAATTTCATTACCAATGCGATCAAGTATGCCCCAGAATCGAAGGAAATCACGATTCACATCGCCAAAAAAGATGGTAAAGTGGAGGTCTCGGTAAATGATCAAGGCCCTGGAATCGCGAAAGATAAGCTGGCCAATCTATTTGACCGCTATTATAGAGTAGACAGTTCAGGAAGTCAATACTCAGGCTTAGGACTTGGGTTATATATCTGTTCGGAGATCATTAAACGCCATGATGGCGAAATAGGTGTAACTAGTGAGTATGGTAAAGGAAGTAGTTTCTGGTTCACTTTACCAGAAGCTTAA